A single region of the Halobacterium wangiae genome encodes:
- a CDS encoding potassium channel family protein produces MASTPVQVLHGIYLGLLAGVIPALVAFGFGFIFRYVTGLSIPAFGVVVLGVALAGVNGGLLAFADPTITQAANSTTLVVALLVVALLTFYMHAVGDRLGANLPRRLSLRSLRDRTLSADVVKFVGSGREATVTVTGPVRDVEGYPPLPDALRTEIKTLEWQFPADLPLSELESRFADRLRSEFDLQEASVSLDRQARASVAAAPPAAGVSKRTPVGQRAVSVSALVPTGVARGDEVSVLTGDDNVDGTVLAANSSGESDAVGGSAADSEDDEVQGTTAPTTTGGDGRVTVAVPRADAERLLTADDARVVVRARGTRREYELLGLLRRAGQRVRRLTIREDSEVAGTSLSESDVRHRHGVAVLAVRNGGSWIIAPRGDAKLGVGDELFVTGPRDALDRFEGVVA; encoded by the coding sequence ATGGCTTCGACTCCCGTGCAGGTGCTGCACGGAATCTACCTCGGACTGCTGGCGGGCGTCATCCCGGCGCTCGTGGCGTTCGGGTTCGGGTTCATCTTCCGGTACGTGACCGGGCTCTCGATCCCCGCGTTCGGTGTCGTCGTGCTCGGCGTCGCGCTCGCGGGTGTCAACGGCGGCCTGCTCGCGTTCGCGGACCCGACCATCACGCAGGCGGCGAACTCCACGACGCTCGTGGTGGCGCTACTCGTGGTGGCGCTGCTGACGTTCTACATGCACGCGGTCGGCGACCGCCTCGGCGCGAACCTCCCTCGACGGCTCAGTCTCCGGTCGCTTCGCGACCGCACACTGAGCGCGGACGTGGTCAAATTCGTGGGCAGCGGCCGCGAGGCCACCGTCACGGTCACGGGGCCGGTCCGTGACGTCGAGGGGTACCCGCCGCTGCCGGACGCGCTCCGCACGGAGATCAAGACCCTCGAGTGGCAGTTCCCGGCGGACCTCCCGCTGTCGGAACTCGAGTCCCGGTTCGCGGACCGCCTCCGCTCGGAGTTCGACCTCCAGGAGGCCTCGGTCTCCCTCGACCGACAGGCGCGCGCCAGCGTCGCCGCCGCGCCGCCTGCCGCCGGCGTCTCGAAACGAACGCCCGTCGGGCAGCGCGCGGTCTCCGTCTCGGCGCTCGTCCCGACCGGCGTCGCGCGCGGCGACGAGGTGTCGGTGCTCACGGGAGACGACAACGTCGACGGCACGGTGCTCGCGGCGAACTCCAGCGGCGAGAGCGACGCTGTCGGCGGGTCGGCCGCCGACTCGGAGGACGACGAAGTGCAGGGGACGACCGCCCCGACGACGACCGGTGGCGACGGCCGCGTCACTGTCGCCGTCCCGCGGGCGGACGCCGAACGCCTGCTCACGGCCGACGACGCCCGGGTCGTGGTTCGGGCTCGCGGCACCCGCCGGGAGTACGAACTGCTGGGGCTGCTCAGGCGCGCCGGCCAGCGCGTCCGCCGACTCACCATCCGCGAGGACAGCGAGGTCGCGGGCACCTCGCTGTCCGAGAGCGACGTACGTCACCGGCACGGCGTCGCGGTGCTCGCGGTCCGCAACGGCGGGTCGTGGATCATCGCCCCCCGCGGCGACGCGAAACTGGGGGTCGGCGACGAACTGTTCGTCACCGGACCGCGGGACGCCCTCGACCGCTTCGAGGGGGTGGTCGCCTGA
- a CDS encoding NAD-binding protein: protein MDLPGVERVTGRVAVALTLAVAGLSVVVGILGIVAPTANFGPVAPYVPPAISQTAGFTGALTGFLMVMSAFGLRRGLRAAWYSTLVLLPVTAGQGLVQATPYSVPLVVLSILAFPVLAVARKRFDEHISLTTSQLAAGGALFGVLAYGTIGTYALRGERGFEEVSTMLDAFYYTLVTASTVGYGDLTPTTQEARLFSLSVVVLGTASFAIALGALLGPALEARFASALGRMTQSDLESLDGHVVVAGYGDLTEPILSEFAADGRTFVVLTDREDPVARLRERDVNVLVADPTDEDSLDRAGVDRARAVVAATDDDGEDALAILTVRESYPDVHVVAAATERENEAKLRRAGADVVISPAVIGGRLIARSAYGDEGAAREAAELE, encoded by the coding sequence ATGGACCTGCCGGGCGTCGAGCGCGTGACCGGGCGCGTAGCGGTCGCGTTGACGCTCGCAGTCGCGGGGCTGTCCGTCGTCGTCGGCATCCTCGGCATCGTCGCTCCCACGGCGAACTTCGGACCGGTCGCCCCCTACGTCCCCCCGGCGATCAGCCAGACGGCGGGGTTCACGGGCGCACTCACCGGCTTCCTGATGGTGATGAGCGCGTTCGGGCTGCGCCGCGGCCTCCGCGCCGCCTGGTACTCAACGCTCGTCCTGCTGCCGGTGACGGCCGGCCAGGGACTCGTGCAGGCGACGCCGTACTCCGTGCCGCTGGTCGTGCTCTCCATCCTCGCGTTCCCCGTGCTCGCGGTCGCCCGCAAGCGCTTCGACGAGCACATCTCGCTGACCACGAGCCAGCTCGCCGCCGGTGGCGCGCTGTTCGGCGTGCTGGCCTACGGCACCATCGGCACGTACGCCCTCCGCGGCGAGCGCGGCTTCGAGGAGGTCTCGACGATGCTCGACGCGTTCTACTACACGCTCGTGACCGCCAGCACCGTCGGCTACGGCGACCTCACGCCGACGACCCAGGAGGCGAGGCTGTTCTCGCTGTCCGTCGTCGTGCTCGGCACCGCGAGTTTCGCCATCGCACTCGGCGCACTGCTCGGTCCCGCCCTCGAAGCCCGGTTCGCGAGCGCACTCGGACGCATGACACAGAGCGACCTAGAGTCCCTCGACGGCCACGTCGTCGTCGCGGGCTACGGCGACCTGACGGAACCGATTCTGAGCGAGTTCGCCGCGGACGGCCGCACGTTCGTCGTGCTCACCGACCGCGAGGACCCGGTGGCTCGGCTCCGCGAGCGGGACGTGAACGTGCTGGTCGCGGACCCGACCGACGAGGACTCCCTCGACCGCGCAGGGGTCGACCGTGCGCGAGCCGTGGTCGCGGCGACGGACGATGACGGCGAGGACGCGCTGGCCATCCTGACGGTCCGGGAGTCCTACCCGGACGTCCACGTCGTCGCCGCCGCCACCGAGCGCGAGAACGAGGCGAAACTCCGGCGCGCGGGCGCGGACGTCGTCATCAGCCCCGCAGTCATCGGCGGCCGCCTCATCGCGCGGTCCGCGTACGGCGACGAGGGAGCCGCGCGGGAAGCCGCGGAACTCGAGTAG
- a CDS encoding HPP family protein yields MLPELRRRLAATRRRVSRFERREVRQFRRWIETTSNLTRVSVLLFVPLLVGLVTLLANSIALVSFLLFPPLASGTYTLFSEPEGRYSDPGKFVGGMTVGALCGWGAVEFTAAYVYGVPTSALGVDATAAALAVLLTGVVTWLLHLELPTAYSTALLVLITGAAQFAYVVGVALSASLVAIVFVVWRAQFYEQRARYLYRTTNADDHVIVPMRGETAPQTAMFGARIAAAHDAGKVVLLDVVEDEDLAEAERALIRGDETDADYVEDPETDVEAKAADVSARELEQQAAQIETRVGVPCDVVVAVADGDPSQTVLAAAEETNSDLVVTPFETSNGGLSPLVRGLFRSDQNVVAFRSDSERTRWKRIMVPVRSASDGAHAMLDYAQRLAARTGTISACTCIDAERDRRRAESMLADLAETVETRCETRVSRSDVASFLERNDAHYDLVFVGASTDRSAASKFLSRPTYERVRDVETDIAVVHVG; encoded by the coding sequence ATGCTCCCGGAACTGCGCCGACGGCTCGCGGCCACCCGGCGGCGCGTCTCCCGCTTCGAGCGCCGGGAGGTCCGGCAGTTCCGGCGGTGGATCGAGACGACGAGCAACCTCACGCGGGTCTCCGTGCTCCTGTTCGTGCCGTTGCTCGTCGGCCTCGTGACGCTGCTCGCCAACAGCATCGCGCTGGTGTCGTTCCTGCTGTTCCCGCCGCTGGCGTCCGGGACGTACACGCTGTTCTCGGAACCCGAGGGCCGCTACTCGGACCCCGGGAAGTTCGTCGGCGGGATGACCGTCGGCGCGCTCTGCGGGTGGGGCGCCGTCGAGTTCACGGCGGCCTACGTCTACGGGGTACCGACGAGCGCGCTCGGCGTCGACGCCACCGCCGCCGCACTCGCCGTGCTGCTCACCGGCGTCGTGACGTGGCTGTTGCACCTCGAACTCCCGACGGCGTACTCGACGGCGCTGCTCGTGCTCATCACTGGCGCGGCGCAGTTCGCGTACGTCGTCGGCGTCGCGCTGTCGGCGAGCCTCGTCGCCATCGTCTTCGTGGTGTGGCGCGCCCAGTTCTACGAGCAGCGGGCGCGCTACCTCTACCGGACGACGAACGCCGACGACCACGTCATCGTGCCGATGCGCGGCGAGACGGCCCCGCAGACGGCGATGTTCGGCGCCCGCATCGCGGCGGCCCACGACGCCGGCAAGGTCGTGCTCCTGGACGTCGTCGAGGACGAGGACCTCGCCGAGGCCGAGCGCGCCCTCATCCGGGGCGACGAGACGGACGCCGACTACGTCGAGGACCCGGAGACGGACGTCGAGGCGAAGGCCGCCGACGTGTCCGCGCGGGAACTCGAACAGCAGGCGGCGCAGATCGAGACGCGCGTCGGCGTCCCCTGCGACGTGGTGGTGGCGGTGGCCGACGGCGACCCGTCACAGACCGTCCTCGCCGCCGCCGAGGAGACGAACTCCGACCTCGTCGTGACGCCGTTCGAGACCAGTAACGGGGGTCTCTCACCGCTCGTCCGGGGGCTGTTCCGCAGCGACCAGAACGTCGTGGCGTTCCGCTCGGACTCCGAGCGCACCCGCTGGAAGCGCATCATGGTGCCGGTGCGCAGCGCCTCCGACGGCGCGCACGCGATGCTCGACTACGCCCAGCGACTCGCCGCCCGGACCGGCACGATCAGCGCCTGTACGTGCATCGACGCCGAGCGCGACCGGCGGCGCGCGGAGTCGATGCTGGCCGACCTGGCGGAGACGGTCGAGACGCGCTGCGAGACGCGGGTCTCGCGGTCGGACGTCGCGTCGTTCCTCGAACGCAACGACGCCCACTACGACCTCGTCTTCGTCGGCGCCAGCACCGACCGGTCGGCGGCGTCGAAGTTCCTCTCGCGGCCGACCTACGAGCGCGTCCGGGACGTCGAGACGGACATCGCCGTCGTCCACGTCGGCTGA
- a CDS encoding WD40/YVTN/BNR-like repeat-containing protein has translation MLIAGTGDGAYSVTGLAGGGDTAVAKVLDAPRVERVRQFDAVDGVFAATKAGLYYSRDGSDWVDLRVPEETVYAVVVSPDGERIYAGTRPTHVYVSSLSQDGHVRPEALDWRELAGFRDLPSRDEWGVPRHDNVAKLRSLCAHPDSPDRIVAGVEPGGVHVSEDRGETWDERSDGVHDDVHKLYTERDRVYVAATGVGLYRSTDVGRSWTRLDETVEQRYFRSVYSHDGVLYTSAACVPPNRWDQREADPAVFQCRDGTTLAAVAFPCPDEVVVGWTTVGDDLVAVTHRGTVLRRRDGGWTTVADIQPPDTLPGRYCNLTWYEP, from the coding sequence GGTAGCGAAGGTCCTCGACGCGCCGAGAGTTGAACGTGTCCGCCAGTTCGACGCCGTAGACGGCGTGTTCGCCGCCACGAAGGCTGGCCTCTACTACTCGCGCGACGGGTCGGACTGGGTCGACCTTCGCGTCCCCGAGGAGACCGTCTACGCAGTCGTCGTCTCACCCGACGGAGAGCGAATCTACGCCGGGACGCGTCCGACCCACGTGTACGTGTCGTCCCTGAGCCAAGACGGGCACGTCCGTCCCGAGGCACTCGACTGGAGAGAACTCGCGGGGTTCCGCGACCTCCCGTCCCGTGACGAGTGGGGTGTTCCCCGGCACGACAACGTCGCGAAACTGCGGAGCCTCTGTGCCCACCCGGACTCGCCGGACCGGATCGTCGCCGGTGTCGAACCTGGCGGCGTCCACGTCAGCGAAGACCGCGGGGAGACGTGGGACGAGCGCAGCGACGGTGTGCACGACGACGTCCACAAGCTCTACACCGAACGCGACCGGGTCTACGTCGCCGCTACTGGTGTAGGCCTGTATCGGAGTACGGACGTCGGCCGTTCGTGGACGCGCCTCGACGAGACCGTCGAACAGCGGTACTTCCGCTCGGTCTACTCGCACGACGGGGTCCTGTACACCTCGGCTGCGTGCGTTCCGCCGAACAGGTGGGACCAGCGGGAGGCCGACCCCGCAGTCTTCCAGTGCCGAGACGGGACGACACTGGCGGCTGTCGCGTTCCCGTGTCCCGACGAGGTGGTCGTCGGCTGGACGACAGTCGGTGACGACCTCGTCGCCGTCACGCACCGGGGTACGGTGCTCAGGAGACGAGACGGCGGCTGGACGACTGTCGCCGACATCCAGCCGCCAGACACGCTGCCCGGTCGCTACTGCAATCTCACGTGGTACGAGCCGTAG